A DNA window from Maribellus comscasis contains the following coding sequences:
- a CDS encoding bifunctional acetate--CoA ligase family protein/GNAT family N-acetyltransferase, with amino-acid sequence MAIKKLDSIFRPKRIALIGVSSNPDSVGGITLRNLVGGGFNGVVYPVNPKREAVFGIPCYPDVKSLPKVPDLAVIMTAAKFVPQLVRECGEVGIHGLIIMSAGFKESGEEGKVLEAQVKAEKAKFPDMRVIGPNCLGILVPGLNMNVSFADGMPKKGHVAFISQSGALCTSVLDWAYESNVGFSNFVSIGNSMDVSFGDLIDYFGQDPNTKSIVLYVESIQNARTFMSAARAFSREKPIIVYKSGRFPESAAAAASHTGAMASEDSIYDAVFHRAGLARVFDFGNIFDFTDLVGRRRIPKGNRLAIVTNAGGPGVMATDSLISLGGKLVKLSDETMQKLNDYLPPFWSHGNPIDVLGDATPERFAKSTEIVLEDENVDAVLVLLTPQAMTDPTATADAIAKMAGNTTKTIMAAWLGGASMREGTQIFNNAGIASYGTPEQAIKAFMTLSDYSQNLKMLYETPKEVPVSFQYDRNELRKKYLENVFPKAKILNEDDSKMLVNDYGIDTTHPTPAATEDEAVAIAEKKGYPVVLKIYSPDITHKSDVGGVALNIENEDMVRATFRNMVKTAAEKRPDARIDGVTVQKMVNTKGGIELIVGTKKDPIFGTVMLVGMGGTTAELFKDKRLEFPPLNEQLARQMLESLKIYPLLSGWRGDAPKNIDKLIEVLIRMSYLAADYPEIEELDINPLIVTEEDVIALDARIVVDEEIMKQPAKEYSHLVLRPYPESLIKNCTLKDGTEITLRPIKPEDEPMWLELLASCSKEAIYHRFRYDFYFDSHEVASQFCFIDYDREIAIVAEHEKEDGSKELIGVGRLIADPDLETMEYAILITDKWQKKELGYTLTNYCMEIANVRGIKKLMAETTKDNKPMISVFRKLNFKIRFNEDTTVSVNKEITENL; translated from the coding sequence ATGGCCATCAAAAAACTTGATAGTATCTTTAGACCCAAAAGAATTGCTCTTATTGGGGTTTCCAGTAATCCCGACAGTGTGGGAGGAATAACACTTAGAAATTTAGTAGGAGGAGGTTTTAACGGGGTTGTTTATCCGGTTAATCCAAAACGTGAGGCCGTATTTGGCATACCTTGTTATCCCGATGTAAAAAGTTTACCAAAAGTTCCGGATTTGGCAGTTATTATGACTGCTGCAAAGTTTGTCCCCCAATTGGTGCGCGAATGTGGAGAAGTTGGGATTCACGGACTAATTATAATGTCAGCAGGATTCAAGGAATCAGGGGAAGAAGGGAAAGTACTTGAAGCACAGGTAAAAGCTGAAAAAGCAAAATTTCCCGATATGAGGGTAATTGGGCCAAACTGTCTTGGTATTTTGGTTCCCGGCTTAAATATGAATGTTAGTTTTGCTGACGGGATGCCTAAAAAAGGACATGTAGCATTTATCTCACAATCCGGAGCTTTATGTACTTCTGTTCTTGACTGGGCCTATGAATCAAATGTTGGCTTTTCAAATTTTGTATCCATCGGCAACTCAATGGATGTTAGTTTTGGAGATTTAATTGACTATTTTGGCCAGGATCCCAATACGAAATCCATAGTTTTATATGTTGAGTCGATTCAGAATGCCAGAACTTTTATGTCTGCAGCGCGCGCATTCTCTCGTGAAAAACCTATTATCGTTTATAAATCAGGACGCTTTCCTGAATCAGCAGCGGCAGCGGCTTCGCATACCGGTGCCATGGCTTCCGAAGATTCCATTTACGATGCCGTATTCCACCGAGCGGGATTGGCTCGTGTATTCGATTTTGGAAACATTTTTGATTTTACCGACCTGGTTGGGCGGCGCCGAATCCCAAAAGGCAACCGTCTCGCTATTGTAACCAATGCCGGTGGTCCGGGAGTTATGGCAACCGACTCCTTAATTTCACTGGGAGGGAAACTGGTTAAGCTCTCCGACGAAACCATGCAAAAACTTAACGACTATCTTCCGCCGTTTTGGTCGCACGGAAACCCGATTGATGTACTTGGAGATGCAACACCAGAACGTTTTGCCAAGTCAACTGAAATTGTTTTGGAAGACGAGAATGTGGATGCAGTCTTGGTACTCCTCACTCCTCAGGCGATGACAGACCCAACTGCTACTGCAGATGCAATTGCTAAGATGGCGGGCAATACAACCAAAACGATAATGGCGGCCTGGTTAGGTGGAGCAAGTATGCGGGAAGGCACACAAATCTTTAACAATGCCGGAATTGCCAGCTACGGAACACCGGAGCAAGCGATAAAAGCTTTTATGACTCTTTCCGACTATTCGCAAAATCTTAAAATGTTGTACGAAACTCCTAAAGAAGTTCCTGTATCCTTCCAATACGACAGAAACGAGTTGCGTAAAAAATATCTTGAAAACGTTTTCCCAAAAGCAAAGATATTGAACGAGGACGATTCGAAAATGCTGGTTAACGATTACGGCATCGACACGACTCACCCTACGCCTGCTGCCACGGAAGATGAAGCTGTTGCCATTGCAGAGAAAAAAGGGTATCCCGTTGTGTTAAAAATCTATTCTCCTGACATTACCCATAAATCGGATGTTGGTGGTGTCGCTTTGAATATCGAAAATGAAGACATGGTAAGGGCAACTTTCAGAAATATGGTAAAAACTGCCGCTGAAAAACGTCCTGATGCCCGAATAGATGGAGTTACCGTTCAAAAAATGGTAAATACAAAAGGCGGAATTGAACTTATTGTCGGAACAAAAAAAGACCCCATTTTCGGAACCGTGATGCTTGTGGGAATGGGTGGAACAACCGCCGAATTATTTAAAGATAAACGCCTGGAGTTCCCTCCGTTAAACGAACAACTGGCAAGACAAATGCTGGAATCATTAAAAATATATCCGCTTCTTTCCGGCTGGCGTGGTGATGCACCAAAAAATATCGATAAACTCATCGAAGTATTAATCAGAATGTCATATCTGGCTGCCGATTATCCGGAGATTGAAGAATTGGACATTAATCCGTTGATTGTAACAGAAGAGGATGTGATAGCACTGGATGCCCGAATTGTGGTTGATGAAGAAATCATGAAACAGCCGGCAAAGGAATACTCGCATCTTGTACTTCGTCCATACCCGGAAAGTCTGATAAAAAACTGCACCTTGAAAGACGGTACAGAGATTACTCTTCGTCCGATAAAACCGGAAGACGAACCCATGTGGCTTGAACTCCTGGCAAGCTGTTCAAAAGAAGCCATTTATCACCGTTTCAGATATGATTTCTACTTCGATTCACACGAAGTTGCATCTCAGTTCTGTTTTATTGATTATGATCGTGAAATAGCCATAGTTGCAGAACATGAAAAGGAAGATGGCTCAAAAGAGCTTATCGGTGTTGGCCGTTTAATTGCCGATCCGGATTTGGAAACAATGGAATATGCCATTTTAATTACCGACAAATGGCAGAAAAAAGAGCTTGGTTACACCTTAACCAATTACTGTATGGAAATCGCCAACGTGCGTGGAATCAAAAAATTAATGGCTGAAACAACAAAAGACAACAAGCCTATGATTTCAGTTTTCCGAAAATTAAACTTCAAAATCAGGTTTAATGAAGACACTACAGTTTCGGTAAATAAGGAAATTACTGAAAACCTGTAA
- a CDS encoding SIR2 family NAD-dependent protein deacylase, which translates to MDTAKLESAVKLIRKAKYTVAFTGAGISVASGIPPFRGKNGLWNKTSPIFLEIEFFNKKPLQSWKKIKEIFYDSLGDAEPNIAHEVLAKMEKRSFLESVITQNIDHLHQKAGSKYVYELHGTYKQLVCTECSSEYDMSFADLNYLPPTCYICKGILKPDMVFFNEPIPPFAKKRSFEEAEKADVFLIIGTNAEVLPAADIPVTAKKHGAKIIEINIKETHFTREITDVFLQGEAAEIMKQIGKLLYL; encoded by the coding sequence ATGGATACTGCTAAACTTGAATCAGCCGTAAAACTTATCAGAAAAGCAAAATACACCGTTGCCTTTACGGGTGCCGGCATTTCAGTAGCAAGCGGTATTCCTCCTTTTCGCGGCAAAAACGGATTATGGAATAAAACCAGTCCTATCTTTCTGGAAATTGAATTTTTCAACAAAAAACCCCTCCAGTCGTGGAAAAAAATCAAGGAAATCTTTTACGATAGTTTAGGCGATGCTGAACCCAATATTGCCCACGAGGTTTTGGCTAAAATGGAAAAACGAAGTTTCCTTGAATCGGTAATTACCCAGAACATCGATCATCTCCATCAAAAAGCCGGCAGCAAATATGTTTATGAACTTCACGGAACATACAAACAACTTGTTTGTACGGAATGTAGTTCTGAATATGATATGAGTTTTGCTGACTTAAACTACCTCCCTCCTACCTGCTACATTTGTAAAGGCATTTTAAAACCCGACATGGTTTTTTTTAACGAGCCCATTCCTCCATTTGCAAAAAAACGTTCGTTCGAAGAAGCTGAAAAAGCCGATGTCTTTCTAATTATCGGTACAAACGCAGAAGTACTTCCTGCTGCCGACATTCCCGTAACGGCAAAAAAACATGGTGCAAAAATCATTGAAATAAACATAAAAGAAACACATTTCACACGCGAAATTACAGATGTATTTCTTCAGGGCGAGGCAGCAGAAATTATGAAACAAATAGGCAAACTTTTGTATTTGTAA
- a CDS encoding S41 family peptidase, which produces MRHFTKQFLALFLFIGIALGTTAANDSRLMRYPDINNNLIAFVYAGDVWTVDAGGGNAKHLTSHEGMELFPKISPDGEWIAYSAEYSGSRQVFVIPSDGGIPKQLTYYNSVGLMPPRGGFDNVVLDWTPDSKNIMIRANRTEFGERNGKYYLVNIEGGLEKPLQIVNGGFAALSPDGKKVCFTPVDREFRTWKRYKGGRATELWIYDLEKDVSEQITDFKGSDQWPVWYNDKIFFASDRDLKLNIYSYDTNSKKVEQVTTFKDFDVMWPSGENGQMVFENGGFLYKTNLETGATEKVTVNINFDNPNLLPYFKNVAEDIHSFTVSPTAKRALFGARGDIFSVPAENGVTENLTQTQGIREIYPSWSPDGKYIAYYSDATGEYEIYLLENKEGAKPKQLTKNSSAWKYDSEWSPDSKYLLYSDRTLNLKLIDVESEKETIVDHATFNEIRTYDFSPDSKWVIYEKQSPNELTAVWVYNIQEKKNIQLTDDSFNDYSPVFSRDGKYIYFLSDRDFNLDFSGFEFDYVYNNPTRIYAMTLKEDGEELFKFKNDEEPVKKEEKTEENKNGNEDKKEVTIEIDVDGLNNRIVALPLGNGNYRNLTAVDDGILYINNGSLKKFSIADKKEEDILEKTMQFLLADDGKSFLYRSGRDFGITTVKPGQKAGTGKLELDNMEMKIDPVKEWQQIYNDGWRIYRDYFYVDNLHGVDWEKVKENYAQLLPFVGHRMDLDYIFSEMVSESNTGHSYVNWGDFKKPERVESGLLGAKLVADEKAGRFKISKIYDGQNWNSSLRSPLTEQGVDVKEGDYLISINGHNVTTNDNPYKFLENTAGKHIEIVVNSEAKAENSRTSMIEPIESELALLHYNWVQERRALVDKLSGGKIGYIYVPNTSTDGNRELFKGMYTYHNKEALIIDDRYNGGGFIPDVMADLLDRKTLSYWNVNGLSPMSTPAIAHDGPKVMLINGYSSSGGDAFPYYFKKKGLGKLIGTRTWGGLVGISGNARFVDGGSFSVPRFGVYDENSEWVIEGIGVYPDIEVVDRPEQLAKGIDPGIEKAVEVLLKELKENPVKKVKAPKPPNRSGWIEQEIK; this is translated from the coding sequence ATGCGACATTTTACAAAACAATTTTTGGCGTTATTTCTTTTTATTGGAATTGCGCTTGGAACTACAGCAGCAAACGATTCGCGGCTGATGAGATACCCTGACATCAACAACAATTTAATAGCATTTGTATATGCCGGCGACGTCTGGACAGTAGATGCCGGCGGTGGAAATGCCAAACATCTGACATCGCACGAAGGGATGGAACTGTTCCCGAAAATTTCTCCCGACGGAGAATGGATTGCTTATTCTGCCGAATATTCGGGTTCGCGCCAGGTGTTTGTTATTCCCTCCGATGGAGGAATTCCCAAACAACTCACTTATTACAACTCGGTAGGATTGATGCCACCCCGCGGTGGATTTGATAATGTTGTACTGGATTGGACACCCGACAGCAAAAACATAATGATTCGTGCCAATCGCACAGAGTTTGGCGAACGTAATGGAAAATACTATTTGGTAAACATTGAAGGCGGACTAGAAAAACCGCTGCAAATTGTAAATGGTGGTTTTGCTGCGCTTTCACCCGATGGAAAAAAAGTTTGTTTTACCCCTGTCGACCGCGAATTCAGAACATGGAAAAGATACAAAGGCGGACGTGCAACTGAACTTTGGATTTACGACCTGGAAAAAGATGTTTCAGAACAAATTACTGATTTTAAAGGCTCTGACCAGTGGCCCGTTTGGTACAACGACAAAATATTCTTTGCATCCGACCGCGATTTAAAATTAAATATATACAGTTACGATACCAATTCGAAAAAAGTCGAACAGGTTACTACATTTAAAGACTTTGATGTGATGTGGCCTTCGGGAGAAAACGGGCAGATGGTTTTCGAAAATGGAGGATTTCTCTACAAAACAAACCTTGAAACAGGTGCCACCGAAAAAGTAACGGTAAATATTAATTTCGATAATCCGAATCTGCTTCCTTATTTTAAAAATGTAGCAGAAGATATTCACAGTTTTACGGTTTCTCCAACAGCAAAACGTGCGTTGTTTGGTGCGCGGGGTGATATTTTTTCTGTTCCTGCTGAAAACGGCGTAACAGAAAACTTAACGCAAACGCAGGGGATTCGGGAAATTTATCCAAGCTGGTCGCCCGATGGAAAATACATTGCTTATTATTCTGACGCTACCGGGGAATATGAAATCTATCTTCTCGAAAATAAAGAAGGGGCAAAACCAAAGCAGCTTACCAAAAACTCTTCGGCGTGGAAATACGACAGCGAATGGTCGCCCGACAGCAAATATCTGCTGTATTCCGACCGCACACTTAATCTGAAACTTATTGACGTGGAAAGTGAAAAAGAAACCATTGTTGACCATGCCACATTCAATGAAATTCGCACTTATGATTTTTCTCCCGATTCAAAATGGGTGATTTATGAAAAACAATCGCCAAACGAATTAACAGCAGTTTGGGTTTACAATATTCAGGAGAAAAAAAATATTCAGTTAACTGACGATTCTTTCAACGACTACTCGCCGGTATTTTCACGCGATGGGAAATACATTTACTTCCTTTCCGATCGGGATTTTAATCTCGATTTTTCTGGTTTTGAGTTTGATTATGTGTACAACAACCCAACACGTATTTATGCCATGACTCTGAAAGAAGATGGCGAAGAACTTTTCAAATTTAAAAATGATGAGGAACCTGTAAAAAAGGAGGAAAAAACAGAAGAAAACAAAAATGGAAACGAAGATAAAAAGGAAGTTACAATTGAAATTGACGTAGACGGATTAAACAATCGTATAGTTGCATTGCCACTCGGAAATGGCAACTACAGGAACCTCACTGCTGTTGATGATGGAATACTTTATATCAACAACGGAAGTCTAAAAAAATTCAGCATTGCAGATAAAAAGGAAGAAGACATACTGGAAAAAACAATGCAATTTTTATTGGCCGATGATGGAAAATCATTCCTGTATCGTTCAGGCAGAGATTTTGGAATCACAACTGTAAAACCGGGACAAAAAGCCGGAACCGGAAAATTGGAGCTCGATAACATGGAAATGAAAATTGACCCGGTAAAAGAATGGCAGCAAATTTATAACGACGGCTGGCGCATTTACCGCGACTATTTTTATGTAGATAATCTGCATGGTGTTGACTGGGAAAAAGTAAAAGAAAACTACGCTCAATTGCTTCCTTTTGTTGGGCATCGTATGGATCTGGATTATATTTTTAGTGAAATGGTTTCTGAATCGAACACGGGGCACTCGTATGTAAACTGGGGCGATTTCAAAAAACCTGAACGTGTGGAAAGTGGTTTGCTGGGTGCAAAATTAGTTGCAGATGAAAAAGCCGGTCGTTTCAAAATTTCAAAAATTTATGACGGTCAAAACTGGAATTCTTCTCTTCGCTCTCCATTAACTGAACAGGGTGTAGACGTGAAAGAAGGCGATTATCTTATCAGTATAAACGGCCACAATGTTACTACAAACGATAATCCATACAAATTTTTGGAAAACACGGCAGGAAAACACATTGAGATTGTTGTAAATTCAGAAGCCAAAGCAGAGAATAGCCGTACATCGATGATTGAACCAATTGAGAGCGAATTGGCTTTATTACATTACAACTGGGTGCAGGAGCGCCGGGCTTTGGTTGATAAACTGTCCGGTGGAAAAATCGGGTACATTTATGTTCCCAACACTTCTACTGATGGAAACCGCGAACTGTTTAAAGGAATGTATACTTACCATAACAAGGAAGCACTGATTATTGACGACCGCTACAACGGCGGTGGTTTTATCCCCGATGTGATGGCTGATTTGCTCGACAGGAAAACACTTAGTTACTGGAATGTAAACGGTTTGAGCCCTATGTCGACTCCGGCGATCGCACACGACGGACCAAAAGTGATGCTGATAAACGGTTATTCATCTTCCGGTGGCGATGCTTTCCCCTACTATTTTAAAAAGAAAGGACTGGGAAAACTTATCGGAACACGCACCTGGGGCGGATTGGTTGGAATTTCCGGCAATGCGCGCTTTGTTGACGGCGGCAGTTTCTCTGTTCCCCGTTTTGGGGTTTACGACGAAAATAGCGAATGGGTAATCGAGGGAATTGGTGTTTATCCCGACATTGAAGTCGTTGATCGTCCGGAGCAACTTGCAAAAGGGATTGACCCGGGAATTGAAAAAGCTGTGGAAGTATTGCTAAAAGAACTGAAAGAAAATCCGGTGAAAAAGGTAAAAGCACCAAAACCACCAAATCGCTCAGGATGGATAGAACAGGAAATCAAATAA
- a CDS encoding GntR family transcriptional regulator yields MNSTHPKYIEICLDIIKSIESGDLQPGDKIPSENELIKKYNISNTTARKSLQEIELRGWATRIKGKGTFVLNRTVDKHVTRTLGSIYTTRAGFEENLRKEGFVPKSVIVEKTVLEAGISTEIGGHHYIIEGPVVKIHRLRYADDVLMKDETRYISLKLCPRINIIETKKPYFTIYEEVYSLKITDMKQTLSTVILGPKSSDNYFDTNSPLPVFILDGAIFCSSGKVVEIEKSYYRGDRYKFSIIAKPEVY; encoded by the coding sequence ATGAATTCGACACATCCAAAATATATTGAAATTTGCCTGGATATTATCAAAAGTATTGAATCTGGAGATTTACAACCCGGAGATAAAATACCTTCCGAAAATGAACTTATAAAAAAGTATAATATAAGTAATACTACTGCAAGAAAGAGCCTTCAGGAGATTGAACTACGGGGATGGGCTACAAGAATTAAAGGGAAAGGTACTTTTGTTTTAAACCGTACAGTAGATAAACATGTTACCCGAACTTTAGGTTCGATTTATACAACGCGTGCCGGTTTTGAAGAAAACTTGCGGAAAGAAGGGTTTGTACCCAAAAGTGTGATTGTCGAAAAAACGGTTCTCGAGGCAGGTATTTCAACAGAAATCGGAGGGCATCATTATATCATAGAAGGACCGGTAGTTAAAATTCACCGTCTTCGGTATGCCGATGATGTTTTAATGAAAGATGAAACACGGTACATTTCATTAAAGCTTTGTCCAAGGATTAATATAATTGAAACAAAGAAGCCATATTTTACAATATATGAAGAAGTGTACAGCCTTAAAATCACCGACATGAAACAGACATTAAGTACGGTAATTTTAGGTCCAAAATCTTCAGATAACTATTTTGATACCAATTCACCTTTGCCCGTTTTTATTTTGGACGGTGCTATTTTTTGTTCGAGCGGCAAGGTAGTGGAGATAGAAAAGTCATATTATCGGGGAGATCGATACAAATTTTCCATCATTGCAAAACCTGAAGTTTATTGA
- a CDS encoding MFS transporter — protein sequence MKRNLTWIPWLIVGMTFLATALSFLDRQVLSISIIKIKEDFHITDIEYGFINTGFLISYAIMFTVGGILIDRYGSRLGLAFSVGIWSFATLLHSLANNSFQFGLFRFILGVGEGGAFPGAIKAVVEWIPKHKQALANGIAIGGSALGAVVAPPLCVYLIGVTGWRGVFLITGAFGILWVIAWLLCPKQKAETLKQTGQKGLNTGSKQNRVNLIGVLKIKEVWVFILIRFLLDPIFYFYMFWIPKYLNEAREIDINLIGKLFWIPFLALGISNMLGGWISDKMYKKTGNLNSARKMIMGFAALLTAPALLVKIAPNAEWVILIISIAFFAHGLWITNYITSISDIFGKTITSTIIGFSGSAGALSSLILNPVIGLIISRFSYDPVWIYAGSMYSVAFIAFIILIPKIKLLKAFE from the coding sequence ATGAAAAGAAACCTAACTTGGATACCCTGGCTTATCGTTGGAATGACATTTCTTGCCACTGCTTTAAGTTTTCTCGACCGCCAGGTGCTTTCAATCTCCATCATAAAAATCAAAGAAGATTTTCATATAACAGATATCGAATATGGTTTTATAAACACCGGCTTTTTAATCAGCTATGCCATTATGTTTACCGTTGGAGGCATATTAATCGATCGTTATGGCAGCCGGCTGGGATTGGCATTTTCTGTTGGAATATGGTCATTCGCAACACTTCTGCACAGTTTAGCCAACAACTCCTTCCAATTCGGGCTATTCAGATTTATCCTTGGAGTAGGCGAAGGAGGGGCCTTCCCCGGTGCAATAAAAGCAGTTGTAGAATGGATTCCTAAACACAAACAAGCACTGGCAAACGGGATAGCCATCGGTGGCTCAGCACTTGGAGCTGTAGTAGCACCTCCCCTATGTGTCTATCTAATAGGTGTTACCGGATGGCGTGGTGTGTTTCTGATTACCGGGGCTTTTGGCATTTTATGGGTAATCGCATGGCTGCTGTGCCCAAAACAAAAAGCAGAAACACTAAAGCAAACAGGTCAAAAAGGACTCAATACCGGTTCAAAACAAAATCGTGTCAACCTCATCGGGGTACTTAAAATAAAGGAAGTTTGGGTTTTTATACTAATTCGTTTTTTACTTGATCCCATATTTTATTTCTATATGTTCTGGATTCCAAAATATCTGAATGAGGCACGGGAAATCGACATTAACCTGATTGGAAAACTCTTCTGGATTCCATTCCTTGCGCTTGGAATTTCAAATATGCTTGGCGGCTGGATATCAGATAAAATGTACAAAAAAACCGGCAACCTCAACTCCGCAAGAAAAATGATAATGGGTTTTGCAGCCTTACTTACTGCACCTGCTCTGCTCGTAAAAATAGCACCAAATGCCGAATGGGTGATTCTTATTATTTCGATTGCATTTTTTGCCCACGGGCTCTGGATTACCAATTATATCACATCAATCAGCGACATCTTCGGAAAAACAATAACATCAACAATAATCGGATTCTCGGGTTCTGCAGGTGCACTATCATCTCTGATTCTCAATCCTGTCATCGGACTAATAATCTCCCGGTTCTCCTATGATCCGGTCTGGATTTATGCGGGTTCGATGTATTCCGTCGCATTTATTGCATTTATCATATTAATACCAAAAATTAAACTCTTAAAAGCATTTGAATAG
- a CDS encoding L-fucose/L-arabinose isomerase family protein encodes MKKKESNNMLLNAERNTPKIGVFGVGYDKYWEQFPGLFEELMQKHAEIINKVEIQEATVVDFGMVDNPQKAYETVKKIEAANLDLIFCNMLTYATSGTFGIIIKTVSVPIVLVALQPRKALDYTKASTYMQLMNDDICALPEFAGVAVRMGKKVPDMIIGTLYDDPEVEIQFNEYCRIARVLHDLKNAQLGHLGHPINAMLDMHTDATMLTSAFGSHVVECEANELFSCYEKVTEKEIKEREDLILNFFDTPDPVSDPISMKLQDEDLRIAAKVSVALTRFVEEKKLDGLAYYYDGPENSQIRTVLSNLIVGNSLLTSRGFPMCGESDLKTLIGLLIMDRLGIGGSFAEFHPVDFNEGFVLVGHDGPHNIAIAEGKPVLRSLKKYHGKPGNGAGVEFKIKEGPITMLSINSTYDGKFKFVIAEGESVAGPIPPTGNTNTRGFFKPDIKTFLTRWIKEGPTHHFSLGIGHHANTIAKIADYLNIDSVIITSDSTN; translated from the coding sequence ATGAAAAAAAAAGAATCAAATAACATGCTGCTTAATGCAGAAAGAAACACTCCAAAAATCGGGGTATTTGGTGTCGGATATGACAAATACTGGGAGCAGTTTCCCGGTCTCTTCGAAGAATTAATGCAAAAGCACGCGGAAATAATTAATAAAGTTGAAATTCAGGAAGCAACAGTTGTTGATTTTGGGATGGTTGATAATCCGCAAAAAGCTTACGAAACTGTAAAAAAAATAGAGGCTGCAAACCTCGATTTGATTTTCTGTAATATGCTGACATATGCGACTTCCGGCACGTTTGGCATCATCATAAAAACAGTTTCGGTTCCGATTGTCCTTGTCGCATTACAACCCAGAAAAGCGCTGGATTATACAAAAGCCTCAACATACATGCAGCTGATGAATGACGACATTTGCGCCTTGCCTGAATTTGCGGGAGTGGCTGTAAGAATGGGGAAAAAGGTTCCGGACATGATAATAGGAACATTATATGACGATCCGGAAGTTGAGATCCAATTCAATGAATACTGTCGGATTGCGCGCGTCCTTCACGATTTAAAAAATGCGCAACTGGGCCACCTGGGTCATCCTATAAACGCTATGCTCGACATGCATACCGATGCAACAATGTTAACTTCTGCTTTTGGAAGTCATGTGGTTGAGTGTGAAGCGAACGAACTTTTTTCCTGTTATGAAAAGGTTACCGAAAAGGAAATAAAAGAGCGAGAAGATTTGATACTCAACTTTTTTGACACCCCGGATCCGGTTTCCGATCCCATTTCAATGAAACTTCAGGACGAAGATTTACGCATTGCCGCAAAAGTTAGCGTTGCGCTGACCCGTTTTGTAGAAGAAAAAAAGCTCGATGGACTTGCTTACTATTACGATGGCCCGGAAAACAGCCAGATAAGAACTGTGCTTAGCAATTTAATTGTTGGAAATTCTCTGTTAACCTCAAGAGGTTTTCCAATGTGCGGAGAATCGGATTTAAAAACACTCATTGGTCTTCTGATTATGGACAGACTTGGAATTGGCGGTAGTTTCGCCGAATTCCACCCCGTTGATTTTAACGAGGGATTTGTCCTTGTAGGCCACGACGGGCCACACAACATTGCCATCGCTGAAGGAAAACCGGTGCTAAGAAGTTTAAAAAAATACCACGGTAAGCCCGGAAACGGAGCAGGTGTGGAGTTTAAAATAAAAGAAGGCCCGATTACCATGCTTTCAATCAATTCAACATACGATGGGAAATTCAAATTTGTGATTGCTGAAGGAGAATCGGTCGCCGGGCCGATCCCTCCTACCGGAAATACAAATACAAGAGGATTTTTTAAACCTGACATTAAAACATTTCTCACTCGTTGGATAAAAGAAGGCCCCACCCACCATTTCTCGCTCGGCATCGGACATCATGCAAATACCATTGCAAAAATAGCTGACTACTTAAACATAGACTCTGTAATAATTACTTCTGATTCAACCAATTAA